The following proteins come from a genomic window of Peptoniphilus equinus:
- the gloA gene encoding lactoylglutathione lyase, whose translation MKYLHTCIRVGNLDASIAFYEKALGFEVTRTKDFPDKKFTLVYLAQPTDYAELELTYNYDTERYELGDGYGHIALECEDFDATYERLKSEGYDVTDKSGLSDGSDSFFFIKDPDGYKIEIIRAK comes from the coding sequence ATGAAATATTTGCACACATGCATTCGTGTCGGCAATTTGGATGCCTCCATTGCATTCTATGAGAAGGCATTGGGTTTTGAAGTCACACGCACGAAAGACTTTCCTGACAAAAAGTTTACACTGGTGTATCTGGCACAGCCGACAGACTACGCGGAGCTGGAACTCACGTACAACTATGATACCGAGCGCTATGAACTGGGGGACGGTTATGGTCACATCGCTCTTGAATGTGAGGATTTCGACGCCACCTATGAGCGTCTGAAGTCGGAAGGGTATGACGTCACGGACAAGTCCGGTCTCAGTGACGGCTCCGACTCGTTCTTTTTTATCAAAGATCCAGACGGCTATAAGATTGAAATTATTCGCGCAAAATAA
- the hutH gene encoding histidine ammonia-lyase encodes MEKVILNGESLTLEDVVNVARHGAQVEIAEDRKELVKANRAIVDGIVEEERVVYGVTTGFGSLAKVSISKEQSAQLQENLIRTHSSGYGNPLKEDEVKAVMLIRINSLVKGVSGIRYETIETILAMLNKGVVPYIPEKGSLGASGDLAPLAHMVLPMLGLGRAYYNGELMSGKEAMDKAGIEIIELSAKEGLALINGTTVLTAIGALATHDAIELLKLSDIAGALSLEAHRGIIDAFYEKLHTIRPHKGCLATAKNIRELTEGSTYLTHTADIRVQDAYTLRCIPQIHGANKDSIAYVKEKVEIEINAATDNPIIISDTEVISGGNFHGEPMAQPFDFLGIGASEIGNVSERRIERLVNAQLSDFPSFLVANPGVNSGFMITQYAAAALASENKILAHPASVDSIPSCENQEDFVSMGTIAARKARDIVANSRRIVATEIMAAVQAIDFRKDEGLKLGVGTQAAYDLVRSTVDFISEDKDIEIYDELEKMTKILVDESLVEAVEAKVGLDIQ; translated from the coding sequence ATGGAAAAAGTAATTTTAAACGGTGAATCCCTTACGCTTGAAGATGTTGTTAACGTAGCACGTCACGGCGCTCAAGTTGAAATTGCAGAAGACAGAAAAGAACTGGTCAAAGCTAACCGTGCCATTGTTGATGGGATTGTTGAAGAAGAACGTGTTGTATACGGTGTAACTACCGGCTTCGGCTCTCTTGCTAAAGTATCGATTTCCAAAGAACAATCTGCACAACTTCAAGAAAATCTTATTCGTACACACTCCAGCGGTTACGGCAATCCGCTCAAAGAAGACGAAGTTAAAGCTGTTATGCTGATTCGTATCAACTCCCTTGTCAAAGGTGTCAGCGGTATTCGTTATGAAACGATTGAAACGATTCTTGCCATGTTAAATAAAGGGGTTGTACCTTACATTCCTGAAAAAGGATCCTTGGGTGCATCCGGAGACTTGGCACCACTGGCTCACATGGTACTTCCTATGCTCGGTCTTGGCCGTGCTTACTACAACGGCGAACTCATGAGCGGTAAAGAAGCTATGGACAAAGCTGGCATCGAGATCATTGAGCTTTCCGCTAAAGAAGGTTTGGCTCTGATCAACGGCACAACCGTCCTCACCGCTATCGGCGCACTTGCAACACATGACGCTATTGAACTGTTGAAACTTTCCGATATTGCCGGTGCGCTGTCTCTTGAAGCTCACAGAGGTATTATCGACGCTTTCTATGAAAAACTTCACACCATTCGTCCTCATAAAGGGTGTCTGGCAACGGCAAAGAACATTCGTGAACTCACTGAAGGTTCCACATACCTCACTCACACTGCTGACATTCGCGTGCAAGATGCTTATACACTTCGTTGCATTCCACAAATTCACGGTGCCAACAAAGATTCTATTGCTTACGTCAAAGAAAAAGTGGAAATTGAAATTAACGCCGCAACGGATAACCCGATTATTATTTCCGACACTGAAGTTATCTCCGGCGGGAACTTCCACGGTGAACCGATGGCACAACCGTTTGATTTCCTCGGCATCGGCGCATCTGAAATCGGCAACGTATCCGAACGCCGCATCGAACGTCTTGTCAATGCACAGCTTTCCGATTTCCCATCTTTCCTTGTTGCCAATCCGGGCGTCAACTCCGGCTTTATGATTACGCAATATGCTGCAGCAGCTTTGGCATCGGAAAACAAAATTCTTGCACATCCTGCCAGTGTTGATTCCATTCCTTCTTGCGAAAACCAAGAAGACTTTGTCTCCATGGGAACCATCGCAGCACGTAAAGCTCGTGATATCGTGGCTAACAGCCGCCGTATCGTCGCTACTGAAATTATGGCAGCCGTTCAAGCTATCGACTTCAGAAAAGACGAAGGCCTTAAACTTGGCGTAGGTACTCAAGCTGCATATGATCTCGTTCGCAGCACGGTAGATTTCATTTCTGAAGACAAAGATATTGAAATTTATGACGAACTTGAAAAAATGACCAAAATTCTTGTAGACGAAAGCCTTGTTGAAGCCGTTGAAGCCAAAGTCGGCTTGGACATTCAATAA
- the citC gene encoding [citrate (pro-3S)-lyase] ligase → MNRLWIDKVTWDYDQWAALLAESGLKPEVLLDETYGIFEGETLIATGSFYKNIIKCFAIKEAFKGGAVFNEMISFLLDRLENYSAVFVYTKPESEASFRHLGFGKIEGNTHVSFMERPATGFKHYVEGLKAHRKNVVSGAIVMNANPFTLGHRYLVEQALETVDHLHIFVLSEDTSQFSAAERMDMVRAGTGDLPVTVHPTDSYMVSSATFPGYFLKDDVDALAVQGELDAAIFQNHIATALNITYRFVGDEPYSQTTALYNDAMTRVFTPPLQLVVIPRLASDGKAISASTVRRLVAEGQWEEASKLIPPTTSDYLKHHALQSVARLQQDPNKGSKKSL, encoded by the coding sequence ATGAATCGACTTTGGATTGATAAAGTGACCTGGGACTATGATCAGTGGGCGGCTCTGCTCGCTGAATCCGGTTTGAAGCCGGAAGTCCTCTTGGACGAAACCTACGGCATATTTGAAGGAGAGACCCTCATTGCCACCGGTTCTTTTTATAAAAATATCATCAAATGTTTTGCCATCAAAGAAGCTTTTAAAGGCGGCGCCGTCTTTAATGAAATGATCTCGTTCCTATTGGACCGCCTTGAAAACTACAGCGCCGTTTTCGTCTATACCAAGCCGGAATCGGAAGCCAGCTTTCGCCACTTAGGATTTGGAAAGATTGAAGGCAACACCCACGTCAGTTTTATGGAGCGCCCGGCCACCGGCTTTAAGCACTACGTCGAGGGCTTAAAGGCACATCGTAAAAACGTCGTCAGCGGCGCCATTGTCATGAACGCCAATCCGTTTACTCTGGGTCATCGCTACCTGGTGGAACAGGCTCTTGAGACGGTCGATCACCTCCACATCTTTGTGCTCTCGGAAGACACCTCTCAGTTCTCTGCGGCGGAGCGAATGGATATGGTGCGAGCAGGCACCGGAGATTTACCTGTCACGGTACATCCCACCGACAGTTACATGGTCTCCTCGGCGACGTTTCCCGGCTATTTTTTAAAAGACGATGTGGACGCTCTCGCCGTTCAAGGTGAATTGGATGCGGCGATTTTTCAAAACCACATCGCTACAGCGCTGAACATCACCTATCGTTTTGTCGGCGATGAACCTTACAGTCAGACTACCGCCCTCTACAACGATGCGATGACGCGGGTCTTTACACCGCCCCTGCAGCTTGTCGTCATACCCCGTTTGGCATCAGACGGCAAAGCCATTTCCGCCAGCACCGTCCGCCGACTTGTCGCGGAAGGTCAGTGGGAGGAAGCTTCCAAACTGATTCCTCCAACCACGTCGGACTATCTAAAACACCACGCCTTACAGAGCGTAGCACGACTTCAACAAGACCCGAATAAAGGCTCGAAAAAAAGTTTATAA
- a CDS encoding YibE/F family protein — MKHTWQTACNILLVLGLVFIFFYWKQVDFGSTLYAHDSVSYPKGVVQDVLEEKVEEKYPGLMVGSQKLVVKISDAMHDKPLVVDNYLTTEHSIYVHEGSRVVVYADEPQGMDPFYSLYNYDRSLPMAAYCVLFLGLLYGVGRVKGLKSVLALCISLYLIFFFMLPMMYTGKPPVVVSIATVVLGSIYSIVILQGYTRMGLVNLISVAIGFLIAAIGFYAVAYTANLNGFKLNDVEGLLLITARTGLQVHGLMFAGVAIAAYGACKDVSVSIASALLELKTNKPTLTDKDLFRSGMVIGQDIIGTMVDTLIFAFLGSSIATVLLFISYGIDFNQLISSDFFAVEMTSALIGTAVVVIMVPVASWISGLLYTKF; from the coding sequence ATGAAACACACATGGCAAACGGCCTGTAATATACTTTTAGTTTTAGGATTGGTCTTTATCTTTTTCTATTGGAAGCAGGTGGACTTCGGTTCTACTCTCTACGCCCATGACTCCGTGTCCTATCCCAAAGGAGTGGTTCAAGACGTTCTGGAAGAGAAGGTGGAGGAAAAATATCCGGGGCTTATGGTGGGCAGCCAAAAGCTTGTTGTCAAGATTTCCGATGCTATGCACGATAAACCCCTTGTGGTGGACAACTATCTGACGACGGAGCACTCCATTTACGTCCATGAGGGAAGTCGGGTGGTGGTCTATGCCGACGAGCCTCAAGGGATGGATCCGTTCTATTCCCTCTACAATTATGATCGGTCGCTGCCGATGGCGGCTTACTGTGTGCTGTTTTTAGGCCTTCTCTATGGCGTCGGGCGAGTCAAGGGACTGAAGAGTGTCCTTGCCCTGTGTATCAGTCTGTATTTAATTTTCTTTTTTATGCTTCCTATGATGTACACCGGCAAACCGCCTGTGGTCGTGTCGATTGCAACGGTGGTCCTCGGCAGCATTTATTCCATTGTAATCTTGCAGGGCTATACACGGATGGGGCTTGTGAATCTCATCAGTGTGGCGATCGGCTTTCTCATCGCGGCGATCGGGTTTTATGCTGTAGCTTACACGGCCAATTTAAACGGATTTAAACTCAATGATGTGGAAGGGTTGCTGCTTATCACTGCCCGGACCGGTCTGCAGGTGCACGGGTTGATGTTTGCCGGCGTGGCCATTGCAGCTTACGGCGCCTGTAAAGACGTATCGGTCTCCATTGCCTCCGCGCTGTTGGAATTAAAGACCAACAAGCCGACGCTGACGGATAAGGATCTCTTTCGCTCCGGTATGGTGATCGGTCAGGACATTATCGGGACGATGGTGGACACGTTGATCTTTGCGTTCCTCGGAAGTTCCATTGCCACGGTCTTGCTGTTTATCTCCTATGGCATTGACTTTAACCAACTGATCAGTTCTGACTTTTTTGCCGTGGAGATGACCAGCGCCCTTATCGGCACGGCGGTGGTGGTGATTATGGTGCCGGTGGCGTCGTGGATCAGCGGCTTGTTGTACACAAAGTTTTAA
- a CDS encoding BTAD domain-containing putative transcriptional regulator codes for MDKISVRLFGVPQFFLNGEQILFPYNKINALIYYLLINSFITRDEIASLLWPDENEKTAKKNLRNAIYQAKKCVGVDFIKSPKKSVLEIDKSLDITCDANLFNADPKANLDLYTGEFLQGFFIKDAESYEYWITKMRGYYEEKFISTSYDVLEADIEAGNYDDVEKRINTLTSIDEYDERNFRLLMKYYQKTGRNGKVIETYYNLTRFLQDELGVSPDSETKAIYEASIAQINLNTKKPKVRDEFFFGRFEELAQLTSAMTSSQGSAALIYGEAGVGKSALKRKLLETADNDTVVIQTYSYQAEENYALRPIGVLIARIGKVLKELKIPLPTFWDTTIKKLFPSFEDSSKEILLLENKQPLNFDLLSQVIVEAIKKISEHKKLVLVCEDIQWMDQTSIHLLTSVILRTEQDVFFLCTSRKQFNPDVDDMITSLTKYDKLTKVDLDRFNAEETADFIHRALPEETIPDELMARIYSETEGSPFFLSETVSILKTHNTASLINDEMMDAMKSRFAYLSKPEKDLLDIISYFYDEAPLSIVTELTGVGEIDIIGLIENLENANILLEREHQHDTGIMFTHSKLREYIYMMQPNSKKRVIHKRIAQILEDTLNVKKSLYTYSKLVYHYASAGDTLKSIKYKLETLNYYLNFSHELFPILNLSDLEDDEKIYISRDKISEMFQRLEESFHGLIGSDDDEVKHLEIEFYYMKGRYLIRDGIYEEGLRDIHYVIQKAKELDDKDYILDGYKQMIFYNIQTNNAKDMIEYIESALDLAVICNYHKEIGILLRLKGLYNIMIGNSILAEKLLTESINTFNVTDEVANRYAINIAAAMNYIGEIRFQDEDYDGAIAQYEGAIKLSIGKNALSSLSVFYINHGKALYAKGDYEEAKKAFNCAYSLYGQFDSFWKLPVLDAYMALLEVKSQDYDSAAHHLQSAYTFSKSMQDPRSLGTVYFASYQILDTVPEDILRTHFEHVFDKDKTAYRTLALEKLDKYRDGFEIRRL; via the coding sequence ATGGATAAAATCTCTGTACGACTCTTTGGTGTTCCTCAGTTCTTTCTCAACGGTGAACAGATTCTTTTCCCTTACAACAAGATCAATGCGCTGATTTACTACCTGCTCATCAACAGTTTTATCACGCGGGATGAAATTGCCAGTCTTTTGTGGCCGGACGAAAATGAAAAGACTGCGAAAAAAAACTTGAGAAATGCTATCTATCAAGCCAAAAAATGTGTCGGGGTAGACTTCATCAAGTCGCCGAAGAAGAGTGTGTTGGAAATTGACAAGTCTTTGGATATCACCTGTGATGCAAACCTTTTTAACGCCGATCCGAAAGCCAATCTGGATCTTTACACCGGTGAATTTCTCCAGGGATTCTTCATTAAAGACGCCGAGTCCTATGAGTACTGGATCACTAAGATGCGCGGTTACTACGAAGAAAAGTTCATCTCGACCTCCTACGACGTACTGGAAGCGGACATTGAAGCCGGCAACTACGACGATGTTGAGAAGCGTATCAACACGCTGACCAGTATTGACGAGTACGATGAACGCAACTTCCGTCTTCTGATGAAGTATTATCAAAAAACCGGGCGCAACGGTAAAGTCATTGAAACCTACTACAACCTCACTCGTTTTCTTCAGGACGAACTGGGGGTGAGCCCGGACAGTGAAACCAAAGCCATCTATGAAGCTTCCATCGCTCAAATCAACTTGAATACAAAAAAGCCGAAAGTGCGAGACGAGTTTTTCTTCGGACGCTTCGAAGAGCTGGCGCAACTCACCTCGGCCATGACCTCGTCCCAAGGCTCTGCGGCCCTCATTTACGGCGAAGCCGGTGTAGGTAAAAGCGCATTGAAACGAAAACTTTTAGAGACGGCGGACAATGACACGGTGGTGATTCAAACCTATTCGTATCAAGCCGAAGAGAACTACGCCCTGCGTCCCATCGGCGTACTGATTGCTCGAATCGGCAAAGTCCTTAAGGAGCTTAAAATCCCGCTGCCGACTTTCTGGGATACCACGATCAAAAAGCTCTTTCCGTCCTTTGAAGATTCCTCTAAGGAAATTTTGCTTCTCGAAAACAAACAGCCTCTGAACTTTGACTTGCTGAGTCAAGTCATTGTGGAGGCGATCAAAAAAATCAGCGAGCACAAAAAACTCGTTCTGGTCTGTGAAGACATTCAATGGATGGATCAAACCAGTATCCATCTGTTAACCTCTGTCATTTTGCGTACGGAACAGGATGTATTCTTCCTCTGTACCTCGCGCAAACAGTTTAACCCCGATGTGGACGACATGATCACCTCCCTCACCAAGTACGACAAGCTAACGAAAGTGGATCTGGATCGCTTCAACGCTGAGGAGACTGCTGATTTTATCCATCGCGCCCTTCCGGAAGAAACCATTCCCGACGAGCTGATGGCACGCATTTACAGTGAAACGGAGGGCAGTCCCTTCTTCCTGTCGGAAACGGTAAGCATTTTAAAAACTCACAACACCGCCTCCCTCATCAACGATGAAATGATGGACGCCATGAAGTCCCGCTTCGCCTATCTCTCCAAACCGGAGAAAGATCTCCTGGACATTATCAGCTACTTCTATGACGAAGCGCCCCTGTCCATAGTCACGGAATTGACCGGTGTCGGCGAAATCGACATTATCGGTCTTATTGAGAACTTGGAAAACGCCAACATCCTTCTCGAGCGTGAACACCAGCACGATACCGGCATCATGTTCACCCATTCCAAGCTACGGGAATATATCTACATGATGCAGCCCAATTCGAAAAAGCGTGTCATTCACAAACGCATCGCCCAAATTTTAGAAGATACGCTCAATGTCAAGAAGAGTCTTTACACGTATTCCAAGCTGGTCTATCACTATGCCAGTGCCGGTGATACCCTAAAGAGCATCAAATACAAATTGGAGACGCTCAACTACTACTTGAACTTCTCTCACGAGCTCTTCCCGATTCTCAATCTCTCCGACTTGGAGGACGACGAAAAAATTTACATTTCCAGAGACAAAATCAGCGAAATGTTCCAACGATTGGAAGAAAGCTTCCACGGTCTCATCGGCTCCGACGACGATGAAGTAAAACATCTGGAAATCGAGTTTTATTACATGAAAGGCCGCTACCTCATTCGAGACGGCATCTATGAAGAGGGACTGCGGGACATTCACTACGTCATTCAAAAGGCCAAAGAGCTGGACGATAAAGACTACATTCTCGACGGCTACAAGCAGATGATTTTCTATAATATCCAGACCAACAACGCCAAGGATATGATTGAATACATTGAATCCGCTCTGGACCTTGCGGTCATCTGCAACTACCACAAAGAAATCGGCATACTCCTCCGTCTGAAGGGGCTCTACAACATTATGATCGGCAACTCCATCTTGGCGGAAAAACTCCTCACCGAGTCCATCAACACCTTTAACGTCACAGATGAAGTGGCGAACCGCTACGCCATCAATATCGCCGCCGCCATGAATTACATCGGTGAAATTCGATTCCAGGATGAAGACTACGACGGTGCCATCGCTCAGTACGAAGGTGCCATCAAGCTTTCTATCGGCAAAAATGCCCTCTCCTCCCTTTCCGTGTTCTATATCAATCACGGCAAAGCCCTCTATGCCAAGGGTGACTACGAAGAGGCCAAGAAAGCTTTCAACTGTGCCTACAGTCTCTACGGCCAGTTCGATTCCTTCTGGAAACTCCCGGTGTTAGACGCCTACATGGCGCTGTTGGAAGTCAAGTCCCAAGACTATGACAGTGCCGCCCATCATCTACAATCGGCTTACACCTTCTCCAAAAGTATGCAAGATCCTCGCTCCCTCGGGACAGTGTACTTTGCCAGCTATCAGATTCTCGACACCGTACCGGAAGATATACTCCGGACACACTTTGAGCACGTCTTTGATAAAGACAAGACTGCCTATCGTACTCTGGCTTTGGAAAAACTGGATAAATACCGCGACGGATTTGAAATTCGACGGCTCTAA
- a CDS encoding S-layer homology domain-containing protein, with protein sequence MKPLKQGLSLSIAALMLASTFSTYGVSLEAHSVRIAPQATYAQALDEEKPVESKQYDYDILTIGATPNERNLTWYSVAKDGGYAQIAEVNDAHDFGSAPKLPATALTALNKEGYTANKVTFTGLKADTTYMYRFGNGDGPVSEVKTFATGSDGAFSFFLAGDPQIGAGQLESDREGWGHTLDILNDLDPQASFLLSAGDQVNSNSNEAQYDAYINRDGFDGMTLAPVIGNHDSGNFAYSEHFAVPNGQAEGQTEAGSNYYYVYNNTLFIALNTNSHEFAEHENTIKTAIAATQDQDIKWRVVTFHQPPYTVASHAFDDYVESFRATLVPMLEKYDVDLVLNGHDHVYTRTHVMKNDEPQVAWENNEVGKAPTEFVNPDGIIYVTTNSASGSKHYNIQNRDFEYAAVKNQEHVPNITDVSVTDQAITVTTYRTTDQSVVDSFTIYKDAAVTDNVTVNFDANGGQGTMNSLSVNKGEDYTIPENTFIAPEGMVFAGFTVGDTLYQPGDIVRPSEDMNFIAQWVEEDAQAVTLTFDANGGAGEPTPVEVAKGSDYTLPDNGLISPVGQVFSGYEINSRVYQPGDVITVTTSMTIKALWKDAETDPVTPLPEVHDNEHHDHEHHGGGLLFWNLQPPAEDTTVDDTAKAILAKKDELESRVKKAADIDGHWAKDAIDYVLTHGIMELVGDNFLPDTKTTRETVVVALGHLQKIDTAAYTGTDFTDVVEGSGAAPYIKWAVDNGIIDGYEDHTFCGDQAITREEIAKILNAYVEKFAVKTDTVPAVTFDDQDTISDWARDDVKAATEKGLLKGRDNGTFDPRANLTRAEVAQSIVNIEN encoded by the coding sequence GTGAAACCATTAAAACAAGGGCTGAGCTTATCGATCGCTGCGCTAATGCTTGCTTCTACATTCTCCACATATGGAGTCAGTCTTGAAGCGCACAGTGTGCGCATTGCACCTCAAGCAACCTATGCACAAGCATTGGATGAGGAAAAGCCTGTCGAAAGTAAACAGTATGACTATGATATTCTGACCATCGGTGCCACACCGAACGAACGCAATCTCACATGGTACAGCGTCGCAAAAGACGGCGGCTATGCACAAATTGCAGAAGTCAATGACGCCCATGACTTCGGTAGCGCACCGAAACTTCCGGCCACAGCCCTTACGGCCCTCAACAAGGAAGGCTATACTGCCAACAAAGTGACTTTCACCGGACTCAAGGCTGACACTACCTACATGTATCGATTCGGGAACGGAGATGGGCCGGTCTCTGAAGTTAAAACTTTCGCCACAGGATCTGACGGCGCGTTTAGCTTTTTTCTCGCAGGGGACCCTCAAATTGGCGCAGGACAACTGGAATCCGATAGAGAAGGATGGGGTCATACGCTGGACATTCTGAACGACTTGGACCCACAGGCGTCGTTTCTTCTCTCAGCAGGCGATCAGGTCAACAGCAATAGCAACGAGGCACAGTACGACGCTTATATCAACCGTGACGGCTTCGACGGTATGACCTTGGCACCTGTCATCGGGAATCACGACTCCGGCAACTTTGCCTACTCGGAACACTTTGCCGTGCCAAACGGCCAAGCCGAAGGCCAAACCGAAGCCGGCAGCAACTACTATTATGTTTATAACAACACGCTCTTCATCGCTCTGAATACCAACAGCCATGAGTTTGCAGAACATGAAAATACCATCAAGACTGCCATTGCGGCAACGCAAGACCAAGACATCAAGTGGCGTGTGGTCACCTTCCACCAGCCGCCATACACCGTGGCAAGTCACGCTTTTGATGACTATGTTGAATCCTTCAGAGCCACGCTCGTACCGATGCTTGAAAAGTATGATGTGGATCTGGTCCTCAACGGACATGACCACGTCTATACCAGAACCCATGTCATGAAAAATGATGAGCCTCAAGTGGCATGGGAAAATAACGAAGTCGGCAAGGCGCCGACCGAGTTTGTCAATCCCGACGGCATTATCTACGTCACGACCAACTCTGCATCCGGATCGAAACACTATAACATTCAAAACAGAGACTTTGAATATGCAGCTGTAAAGAATCAGGAGCACGTTCCGAACATCACCGACGTGTCAGTGACAGACCAAGCCATTACCGTCACTACCTACCGCACCACGGATCAATCCGTTGTCGACAGTTTTACCATCTATAAGGATGCAGCGGTGACCGACAACGTGACGGTCAACTTTGACGCCAACGGCGGACAAGGTACGATGAACAGCCTCAGTGTCAACAAAGGTGAAGACTACACCATTCCTGAGAATACCTTTATCGCACCGGAAGGGATGGTATTTGCAGGCTTTACAGTCGGCGATACCCTCTATCAACCGGGGGATATTGTCCGCCCGTCGGAAGACATGAACTTTATTGCCCAATGGGTAGAAGAGGACGCACAAGCCGTCACGCTCACGTTTGACGCTAACGGCGGTGCGGGAGAACCGACTCCGGTAGAGGTTGCCAAAGGCAGTGACTACACTTTACCTGACAATGGACTTATCTCACCGGTAGGTCAAGTTTTTTCAGGTTATGAAATCAACTCGAGAGTCTATCAGCCGGGTGATGTTATCACTGTGACGACCTCAATGACCATCAAAGCGCTCTGGAAAGATGCCGAAACGGATCCGGTGACACCGCTTCCTGAAGTCCATGACAATGAACACCATGACCATGAACACCATGGCGGCGGACTGCTCTTCTGGAACTTACAGCCGCCTGCTGAAGATACTACGGTAGACGATACGGCTAAAGCCATTTTGGCTAAAAAAGACGAGCTGGAAAGCCGAGTGAAAAAAGCTGCCGATATTGACGGACACTGGGCAAAAGATGCTATCGACTATGTGCTCACCCACGGTATTATGGAGCTTGTAGGAGACAACTTCTTACCGGACACCAAGACCACCCGTGAAACTGTCGTTGTGGCACTGGGCCATCTTCAAAAGATTGACACGGCAGCCTATACCGGCACGGACTTCACTGATGTTGTCGAAGGATCCGGCGCCGCACCGTATATCAAATGGGCAGTGGACAATGGCATTATCGACGGCTATGAAGACCACACGTTCTGTGGCGATCAAGCCATCACTCGTGAAGAGATCGCAAAGATTTTAAATGCCTATGTTGAGAAATTTGCAGTCAAAACCGACACTGTACCGGCCGTCACTTTTGATGACCAAGATACTATCAGCGATTGGGCACGTGACGATGTGAAGGCCGCTACGGAAAAAGGTCTTCTAAAAGGTCGTGATAACGGCACTTTCGATCCCCGCGCAAACCTCACCCGCGCCGAAGTGGCACAAAGTATAGTCAACATTGAAAACTAA